Proteins co-encoded in one Capsicum annuum cultivar UCD-10X-F1 chromosome 9, UCD10Xv1.1, whole genome shotgun sequence genomic window:
- the LOC107876266 gene encoding putative late blight resistance protein homolog R1A-10 produces MAHASVASLMRTVESLLTSNSPMQSLSCDYREEFCALDEKVSSLEVFVKHFEKNNVSVDMTDFEVELKEVANVVEHTIKLTEVVLANDEKTHERLADTLQQVAEDMDRIWKESTKIQDKGKQVSEGSLVQDFSSSTKSILNVNNNMVGRDDQKERLLEDLSISYSGEQKVIPIVGMGGIGKTTLAKEVYNHESILRRFNVRAGATVSQQHNIKEILLSLLQSTIKMYDTVKTKGEAELADMLQKSLKRKRYLIVLDDIWSCEVWDGARRCFPTEDNAGSRILLTTRNDEVACYAGVENLSLRMSFMDQDESWSLFKSAAFSSEALPYEFETVGKQIADECHGLPLTIVVVAGLLKSKRTIEDWKSVAKDVKSFITNDPNERC; encoded by the coding sequence ATGGCTCATGCAAGTGTGGCTTCTCTTATGAGAACAGTGGAATCGCTCTTGACATCCAATTCACCGATGCAATCTCTATCCTGTGATTACAGAGAAGAATTTTGCGCTCTGGATGAAAAAGTTAGTTCCCTGGAAGTATTTGTCAAGCACTTTGAGAAAAACAATGTTTCTGTGGATATGACAGATTTTGAAGTAGAGCTAAAAGAAGTTGCAAATGTCGTTGAGCACACAATTAAACTAACTGAAGTTGTATTGGCAAATGATGAAAAGACACATGAGAGGCTTGCTGATACCCTGCAACAAGTAGCAGAGGACATGGATCGTATCTGGAAAGAGTCGACAAAGATTCAAGATAAAGGCAAACAAGTATCAGAGGGATCATTGGTTCAAGATTTTTCAAGTTCAACAAAAAGTATTCTGAATGTTAACAACAATATGGTTGGACGTGATGATCAAAAGGAACGCTTGTTAGAAGATCTGAGTATAAGCTACTCTGGCGAACAGAAAGTCATCCCGATAGTCGGGATGGGAGGCATAGGTAAAACAACATTAGCGAAAGAAGTTTACAATCATGAATCAATTCTACGCCGTTTTAATGTTCGTGCCGGGGCTACTGTATCTCAACAGCACAACATAAAGGAAATTTTGCTGAGCCTTCTACAATCGACGATCAAAATGTATGACACGGTTAAGACGAAAGGTGAAGCAGAGCTAGCGGACATGCTGCAGAAAAGTTTAAAGAGAAAGAGGTACTTAATTGTCTTGGATGATATCTGGAGTTGTGAAGTGTGGGATGGCGCGAGACGATGCTTTCCGACTGAAGACAATGCAGGGAGTCGAATACTATTGACTACCCGTAACGATGAAGTAGCTTGTTATGCTGGTGTAGAGAATCTTTCTTTGCGGATGAGCTTCATGGATCAAGATGAGAGTTGGAGTCTTTTCAAAAGTGCAGCATTCTCAAGTGAAGCATTACCATATGAGTTCGAGACTGTTGGAAAGCAAATTGCAGATGAATGTCACGGGTTACCACTAACAATTGTTGTGGTTGCAGGGCTTCTCAAATCTAAAAGGACAATAGAAGATTGGAAAAGTGTTGCTAAAGATGTCAAGTCATTCATCACAAATGATCCTAATGAACGATGTTAA
- the LOC107840770 gene encoding putative late blight resistance protein homolog R1B-16 isoform X1 → MAHASVASLMRTIESLLTSNSPMRSLFCDHREEFCALHEKVSSLEVFVKNFEKNNVCWEMTDFEVEVKEVASAAEHTIQLRVTEVVLANDEKTHERLSDTLQQVAEDMDRSRKESTKNQDKGKQVSKESLVHDFSSSTNDILNFNNNMIGRDDQKERLLEDLTGSYSGEPKVIPIVGMGGIGKTTLAKEVYNHESILRRFDVRAWAIVSQQHNIKEILLSLLQSRIKMDDMVKTKDEAELADMLQKSLKRKRYLIVLDDIWSCEVWDGVRRCFPTEDNAGSRILLTTRNNEVARNAGTENLSMQMNFMDQDESWNLFKSAAFSNEALSSEFETIGKKIAEKCHGLPLTIVVVAGLLKYKREIEDWESVAIDVTSFITNDPDEQCSHVLGLSYNHLTSDLKTCLLHFGIFPEDSEIPAKNLMRSWMAEGFLKLENDLEGEAEKCLQELVDRCLVLVCKTSVDGTKIRSCKVHDLIYDLCMREIQRGNVFTMNDIVLDYSDSECRYLSMQKMQPFKRVTGDEIFYCPYGLYRALLTPVHRKLRDHDNNDLLKRTRSIFSFHFEDLMFSRVLKSELIHFKLLKVLEMGHGEIDNFSLQILSLIWLRYLSLQCHEENLDIPPEICRLWNLQTFIVQGYLYPTEDNNCPVQIWGLMQLRHLKLPEFHLPNPPSLSDDKGSHMGFSNIQTISNLSSDCCTKEVIMGIQNVKELGILGYDTGSMSIRDTGLLNNIVHLQKLETLSLTFRFGGFWPASAEAFPATLKKLKLRLTSVRWSYLDIIAELPNLEVLKLLYAACCGEEWYPKVRGFTRLKILLIEDNDVKYWKATDDNFPVLERLMLKECRYLKEIPIEFAEIHTLQLIELTKYLPELGESAARIHKEQEDLGNDPVDVRISDPCKYIFIKVTLFSFSQVKSYTKVT, encoded by the coding sequence ATGGCTCATGCAAGTGTGGCATCTCTTATGAGAACAATAGAATCGCTCTTGACATCCAATTCTCCGATGCGATCTCTGTTCTGTGATCACAGAGAAGAATTTTGCGCTCTTCATGAAAAGGTTAGTTCCCTGGAAGTATTTGTCAAGAACTTTGAGAAAAACAATGTTTGTTGGGAAATGACGGATTTCGAAGTAGAGGTAAAAGAAGTTGCAAGTGCTGCTGAACACACAATTCAACTAAGAGTAACTGAAGTTGTATTGGCAAATGATGAAAAGACACATGAGAGGCTTTCTGATACCCTGCAACAAGTAGCAGAGGACATGGATCGTAGCCGGAAAGAGTCGACAAAGAATCAAGATAAAGGCAAACAAGTATCAAAGGAATCATTGGTTCATGATTTTTCAAGTTCAACAAACGATATTCTGAATTTTAACAATAATATGATTGGACGTGATGATCAAAAGGAACGCTTGTTAGAAGATCTGACTGGAAGCTACTCTGGTGAACCCAAAGTCATCCCAATTGTCGGGATGGGAGGCATAGGTAAAACAACATTAGCGAAAGAAGTTTACAATCATGAATCAATTCTACGCCGTTTTGATGTTCGTGCCTGGGCTATTGTATCTCAACAGCACAACATAAAGGAAATTTTGCTGAGCCTTCTGCAATCGAGGATCAAAATGGATGACATGGTTAAGACGAAAGATGAAGCAGAGCTAGCAGATATGCTGCAGAAAAGTTTAAAGAGAAAGAGGTACTTAATTGTCTTGGATGATATCTGGAGTTGTGAAGTGTGGGATGGCGTGAGACGATGCTTTCCAACTGAAGACAATGCAGGGAGTCGAATACTGTTGACTACCCGTAACAACGAAGTAGCTCGCAATGCTGGTACAGAGAATCTTTCCATGCAGATGAACTTCATGGATCAAGATGAGAGTTGGAACCTTTTTAAAAGTGCAGCATTTTCAAACGAAGCATTGTCATCTGAGTTTGAGACTATTGGGAAGAAAATCGCAGAGAAATGTCACGGGTTACCACTAACTATTGTCGTGGTTGCTGGGCTTCTCAAATATAAAAGGGAAATAGAAGATTGGGAAAGTGTCGCCATAGATGTCACGTCATTCATCACAAATGATCCTGATGAACAATGTTCACATGTGCTTGGGTTGAGTTACAATCACTTGACTAGCGATCTAAAAACATGTCTTCTGCATTTCGGAATTTTTCCAGAAGACAGTGAGATACCAGCGAAGAATTTGATGAGATCATGGATGGCTGAGGGGTTCCTGAAGTTGGAAAATGATTTGGAAGGAGAGGCTGAGAAGTGTTTGCAAGAGCTTGTTGATAGATGTCTAGTTCTCGTCTGCAAGACAAGTGTAGATGGAACAAAAATTAGATCATGTAAGGTTCATGATCTAATATATGACCTGTGCATGAGAGAAATTCAAAGGGGAAATGTTTTTACCATGAACGACATTGTGCTTGATTACTCAGATTCAGAATGTCGATATCTCAGTATGCAAAAAATGCAGCCCTTTAAACGGGTGACTGgtgatgaaattttttattgTCCCTATGGTCTTTATAGGGCTCTTCTTACCCCTGTACATCGTAAGTTGAGAGATCATGACAACAATGATCTTTTGAAACGAACCcgttctattttctcttttcattttgaGGATTTAATGTTTTCTCGTGTTCTCAAATCAGAGCTTATTCACTTCAAATTACTCAAAGTCTTGGAGATGGGACATGGAGAGATTGATAATTTCTCTCTACAGATACTAAGCCTCATCTGGTTGAGGTACCTATCATTGCAATGTCATGAGGAGAATTTAGACATACCTCCAGAAATCTGTAGGTTATGGAATCTACAGACATTCATTGTTCAAGGGTATCTTTACCCAACTGAAGACAATAATTGTCCAGTGCAAATTTGGGGACTAATGCAATTAAGGCATCTCAAACTGCCCGAATTTCATCTGCCAAATCCCCCAAGCCTATCTGATGACAAAGGGAGTCACATGGGTTTTTCAAACATACAAACTATTTCTAATTTGTCTTCGGATTGTTGCACGAAGGAGGTTATTATGGGGATTCAGAATGTCAAAGAATTAGGAATCCTTggatatgacactggctctatgAGTATTCGGGACACTGGTCTTCTCAACAATATCGTCCATCTGCAGAAACTTGAAACATTGAGTCTTACATTTCGTTTTGGAGGATTTTGGCCAGCAAGTGCAGAAGCTTTTCCAGCAACGCTCAAGAAGCTGAAGTTAAGACTTACTTCAGTAAGATGGTCATACTTGGACATCATTGCTGAGTTGCCTAACCTTGAGGTGCTGAAGCTGCTGTATGCTGCTTGTTGTGGCGAAGAATGGTATCCAAAAGTCAGGGGATTTACTCGATTGAAGATTTTGTTAATTGAAGATAATGATGTCAAGTACTGGAAAGCCACAGATGACAATTTTCCTGTCCTTGAGCGCCTCATGCTTAAAGAGTGCAGATATTTGAAAGAGATACCCATTGAGTTTGCAGAAATCCACACACTACAACTGATTGAGTTAACAAAGTATCTTCCCGAACTTGGGGAATCTGCAGCACGAATTCATAAAGAACAAGAAGACCTCGGAAACGACCCTGTGGATGTTCGTATCTCCGATCCATGTAAGTATATATTTATCAAGGTTACACTTTTCTCATTTTCTCAAGTCAAGTCATACACAAAAGTTACTTAG
- the LOC107840770 gene encoding putative late blight resistance protein homolog R1B-16 isoform X2, with product MAHASVASLMRTIESLLTSNSPMRSLFCDHREEFCALHEKVSSLEVFVKNFEKNNVCWEMTDFEVEVKEVASAAEHTIQLRVTEVVLANDEKTHERLSDTLQQVAEDMDRSRKESTKNQDKGKQVSKESLVHDFSSSTNDILNFNNNMIGRDDQKERLLEDLTGSYSGEPKVIPIVGMGGIGKTTLAKEVYNHESILRRFDVRAWAIVSQQHNIKEILLSLLQSRIKMDDMVKTKDEAELADMLQKSLKRKRYLIVLDDIWSCEVWDGVRRCFPTEDNAGSRILLTTRNNEVARNAGTENLSMQMNFMDQDESWNLFKSAAFSNEALSSEFETIGKKIAEKCHGLPLTIVVVAGLLKYKREIEDWESVAIDVTSFITNDPDEQCSHVLGLSYNHLTSDLKTCLLHFGIFPEDSEIPAKNLMRSWMAEGFLKLENDLEGEAEKCLQELVDRCLVLVCKTSVDGTKIRSCKVHDLIYDLCMREIQRGNVFTMNDIVLDYSDSECRYLSMQKMQPFKRVTGDEIFYCPYGLYRALLTPVHRKLRDHDNNDLLKRTRSIFSFHFEDLMFSRVLKSELIHFKLLKVLEMGHGEIDNFSLQILSLIWLRYLSLQCHEENLDIPPEICRLWNLQTFIVQGYLYPTEDNNCPVQIWGLMQLRHLKLPEFHLPNPPSLSDDKGSHMGFSNIQTISNLSSDCCTKEVIMGIQNVKELGILGYDTGSMSIRDTGLLNNIVHLQKLETLSLTFRFGGFWPASAEAFPATLKKLKLRLTSVRWSYLDIIAELPNLEVLKLLYAACCGEEWYPKVRGFTRLKILLIEDNDVKYWKATDDNFPVLERLMLKECRYLKEIPIEFAEIHTLQLIELTKYLPELGESAARIHKEQEDLGNDPVDVRISDPLD from the exons ATGGCTCATGCAAGTGTGGCATCTCTTATGAGAACAATAGAATCGCTCTTGACATCCAATTCTCCGATGCGATCTCTGTTCTGTGATCACAGAGAAGAATTTTGCGCTCTTCATGAAAAGGTTAGTTCCCTGGAAGTATTTGTCAAGAACTTTGAGAAAAACAATGTTTGTTGGGAAATGACGGATTTCGAAGTAGAGGTAAAAGAAGTTGCAAGTGCTGCTGAACACACAATTCAACTAAGAGTAACTGAAGTTGTATTGGCAAATGATGAAAAGACACATGAGAGGCTTTCTGATACCCTGCAACAAGTAGCAGAGGACATGGATCGTAGCCGGAAAGAGTCGACAAAGAATCAAGATAAAGGCAAACAAGTATCAAAGGAATCATTGGTTCATGATTTTTCAAGTTCAACAAACGATATTCTGAATTTTAACAATAATATGATTGGACGTGATGATCAAAAGGAACGCTTGTTAGAAGATCTGACTGGAAGCTACTCTGGTGAACCCAAAGTCATCCCAATTGTCGGGATGGGAGGCATAGGTAAAACAACATTAGCGAAAGAAGTTTACAATCATGAATCAATTCTACGCCGTTTTGATGTTCGTGCCTGGGCTATTGTATCTCAACAGCACAACATAAAGGAAATTTTGCTGAGCCTTCTGCAATCGAGGATCAAAATGGATGACATGGTTAAGACGAAAGATGAAGCAGAGCTAGCAGATATGCTGCAGAAAAGTTTAAAGAGAAAGAGGTACTTAATTGTCTTGGATGATATCTGGAGTTGTGAAGTGTGGGATGGCGTGAGACGATGCTTTCCAACTGAAGACAATGCAGGGAGTCGAATACTGTTGACTACCCGTAACAACGAAGTAGCTCGCAATGCTGGTACAGAGAATCTTTCCATGCAGATGAACTTCATGGATCAAGATGAGAGTTGGAACCTTTTTAAAAGTGCAGCATTTTCAAACGAAGCATTGTCATCTGAGTTTGAGACTATTGGGAAGAAAATCGCAGAGAAATGTCACGGGTTACCACTAACTATTGTCGTGGTTGCTGGGCTTCTCAAATATAAAAGGGAAATAGAAGATTGGGAAAGTGTCGCCATAGATGTCACGTCATTCATCACAAATGATCCTGATGAACAATGTTCACATGTGCTTGGGTTGAGTTACAATCACTTGACTAGCGATCTAAAAACATGTCTTCTGCATTTCGGAATTTTTCCAGAAGACAGTGAGATACCAGCGAAGAATTTGATGAGATCATGGATGGCTGAGGGGTTCCTGAAGTTGGAAAATGATTTGGAAGGAGAGGCTGAGAAGTGTTTGCAAGAGCTTGTTGATAGATGTCTAGTTCTCGTCTGCAAGACAAGTGTAGATGGAACAAAAATTAGATCATGTAAGGTTCATGATCTAATATATGACCTGTGCATGAGAGAAATTCAAAGGGGAAATGTTTTTACCATGAACGACATTGTGCTTGATTACTCAGATTCAGAATGTCGATATCTCAGTATGCAAAAAATGCAGCCCTTTAAACGGGTGACTGgtgatgaaattttttattgTCCCTATGGTCTTTATAGGGCTCTTCTTACCCCTGTACATCGTAAGTTGAGAGATCATGACAACAATGATCTTTTGAAACGAACCcgttctattttctcttttcattttgaGGATTTAATGTTTTCTCGTGTTCTCAAATCAGAGCTTATTCACTTCAAATTACTCAAAGTCTTGGAGATGGGACATGGAGAGATTGATAATTTCTCTCTACAGATACTAAGCCTCATCTGGTTGAGGTACCTATCATTGCAATGTCATGAGGAGAATTTAGACATACCTCCAGAAATCTGTAGGTTATGGAATCTACAGACATTCATTGTTCAAGGGTATCTTTACCCAACTGAAGACAATAATTGTCCAGTGCAAATTTGGGGACTAATGCAATTAAGGCATCTCAAACTGCCCGAATTTCATCTGCCAAATCCCCCAAGCCTATCTGATGACAAAGGGAGTCACATGGGTTTTTCAAACATACAAACTATTTCTAATTTGTCTTCGGATTGTTGCACGAAGGAGGTTATTATGGGGATTCAGAATGTCAAAGAATTAGGAATCCTTggatatgacactggctctatgAGTATTCGGGACACTGGTCTTCTCAACAATATCGTCCATCTGCAGAAACTTGAAACATTGAGTCTTACATTTCGTTTTGGAGGATTTTGGCCAGCAAGTGCAGAAGCTTTTCCAGCAACGCTCAAGAAGCTGAAGTTAAGACTTACTTCAGTAAGATGGTCATACTTGGACATCATTGCTGAGTTGCCTAACCTTGAGGTGCTGAAGCTGCTGTATGCTGCTTGTTGTGGCGAAGAATGGTATCCAAAAGTCAGGGGATTTACTCGATTGAAGATTTTGTTAATTGAAGATAATGATGTCAAGTACTGGAAAGCCACAGATGACAATTTTCCTGTCCTTGAGCGCCTCATGCTTAAAGAGTGCAGATATTTGAAAGAGATACCCATTGAGTTTGCAGAAATCCACACACTACAACTGATTGAGTTAACAAAGTATCTTCCCGAACTTGGGGAATCTGCAGCACGAATTCATAAAGAACAAGAAGACCTCGGAAACGACCCTGTGGATGTTCGTATCTCCGATCCAT TGGACTAG
- the LOC107840774 gene encoding heme oxygenase 1, chloroplastic isoform X3, translated as MACITPLSQSQPLYENTPFTVLKKSKNQVCAIPFSRITQSSNLCEFGVVKKPKNQFLEIPFSRITQSSNLCVKKSRMVLVSATTTAEKSSKRYPGEAKGFVEEMRFVAMKLHTKDQAKEGEKEVEGQPLAKWEPTVEGYLKFLVDSKLVYDTLEKIVEKAPFPEYAEFRNTGLERSAVLAKDLEWFRQQGHAIPEPSTPGVSYAHYLEELSEKDPQAFICHFYNTYFAHSAGGRMIGRKVAEKILDKKELEFYKWDGDLSQLLQNVRDKLNKVAENWTREEKNHCLEETEKSFKFSGAILRLIFS; from the exons ATGGCTTGTATTACACCTTTATCTCAATCCCAACCCCTTTATGAGAATACCCCATTTACAGTTTTGAAAAAGTCTAAGAATCAAGTTTGTGCAATACCCTTTTCAAGAATCACTCAAAGTTCAA ATCTTTGTGAATTTGGAGTTGTGAAAAAGCCTAAAAATCAGTTTTTGGAAATACCCTTTTCAAGAATAACTCAAAGTTCAAATCTTTGTGTGAAAAAATCAAGGATGGTGTTGGTTTCAGCAACAACTACTGCTGAGAAATCAAGTAAGAGGTATCCTGGTGAAGCTAAGGGGTTTGTGGAGGAAATGAGGTTTGTGGCTATGAAATTGCATACTAAGGATCAAGCTAAGGAAGGGGAAAAAGAGGTTGAAGGTCAGCCTTTGGCTAAATGGGAACCTACTGTTGAAGGGTATTTGAAGTTCTTGGTGGACAGCAAATTGGTTTATGATACTTTGGAAAAGATTGTGGAAAAAGCTCCTTTTCCTGAAT ATGCTGAGTTCAGGAACACGGGATTAGAAAGGTCTGCGGTCTTAGCAAAGGATTTGGAATGGTTTAGGCAGCAAGGTCATGCCATCCCGGAACCGTCTACTCCTGGTGTCAGCTATGCTCATTACTTAGAGGAGCTATCGGAAAAGGATCCTCAAGCATTTATTTGCCATTTTTACAACACCTACTTTGCACATTCAGCCGGAGGTCGCATGATAGGGAGAAAG GTAGCTGAAAAGATACTCGACAAGAAAGAGCTGGAATTCTACAAATGGGACGGCGACCTTTCTCAGCTGCTGCAGAATGTTAGAGATAAGCTGAACAAAGTTGCAGAA AACTGGACTAGAGAGGAGAAGAACCATTGTCTGGAAGAGACGGAGAAGTCATTCAAGTTCTCCGGGGCCATCCTCCGATTGATATTCTCTTGA
- the LOC107840774 gene encoding heme oxygenase 1, chloroplastic isoform X2, which yields MACITPLSQSQPLYENTPFTVLKKSKNQVCAIPFSRITQSSNLCEFGVVKKPKNQFLEIPFSRITQSSNLCVKKSRMVLVSATTTAEKSSKRYPGEAKGFVEEMRFVAMKLHTKDQAKEGEKEVEGQPLAKWEPTVEGYLKFLVDSKLVYDTLEKIVEKAPFPEYAEFRNTGLERSAVLAKDLEWFRQQGHAIPEPSTPGVSYAHYLEELSEKDPQAFICHFYNTYFAHSAGGRMIGRKVAEKILDKKELEFYKWDGDLSQLLQNVRDKLNKVAENWTREEKNHCLEETEKSFKFSGAILRLIFS from the exons ATGGCTTGTATTACACCTTTATCTCAATCCCAACCCCTTTATGAGAATACCCCATTTACAGTTTTGAAAAAGTCTAAGAATCAAGTTTGTGCAATACCCTTTTCAAGAATCACTCAAAGTTCAAATCTTTGTGAATTTGGAGTTGTGAAAAAGCCTAAAAATCAA TTTTTGGAAATACCCTTTTCAAGAATAACTCAAAGTTCAAATCTTTGTGTGAAAAAATCAAGGATGGTGTTGGTTTCAGCAACAACTACTGCTGAGAAATCAAGTAAGAGGTATCCTGGTGAAGCTAAGGGGTTTGTGGAGGAAATGAGGTTTGTGGCTATGAAATTGCATACTAAGGATCAAGCTAAGGAAGGGGAAAAAGAGGTTGAAGGTCAGCCTTTGGCTAAATGGGAACCTACTGTTGAAGGGTATTTGAAGTTCTTGGTGGACAGCAAATTGGTTTATGATACTTTGGAAAAGATTGTGGAAAAAGCTCCTTTTCCTGAAT ATGCTGAGTTCAGGAACACGGGATTAGAAAGGTCTGCGGTCTTAGCAAAGGATTTGGAATGGTTTAGGCAGCAAGGTCATGCCATCCCGGAACCGTCTACTCCTGGTGTCAGCTATGCTCATTACTTAGAGGAGCTATCGGAAAAGGATCCTCAAGCATTTATTTGCCATTTTTACAACACCTACTTTGCACATTCAGCCGGAGGTCGCATGATAGGGAGAAAG GTAGCTGAAAAGATACTCGACAAGAAAGAGCTGGAATTCTACAAATGGGACGGCGACCTTTCTCAGCTGCTGCAGAATGTTAGAGATAAGCTGAACAAAGTTGCAGAA AACTGGACTAGAGAGGAGAAGAACCATTGTCTGGAAGAGACGGAGAAGTCATTCAAGTTCTCCGGGGCCATCCTCCGATTGATATTCTCTTGA
- the LOC107840774 gene encoding heme oxygenase 1, chloroplastic isoform X1, which translates to MACITPLSQSQPLYENTPFTVLKKSKNQVCAIPFSRITQSSNLCEFGVVKKPKNQVCEIPFSRITQSSSLCQFGVLKKPKNQVCAIPFSRITQSSNLCEFGVVKKPKNQFLEIPFSRITQSSNLCVKKSRMVLVSATTTAEKSSKRYPGEAKGFVEEMRFVAMKLHTKDQAKEGEKEVEGQPLAKWEPTVEGYLKFLVDSKLVYDTLEKIVEKAPFPEYAEFRNTGLERSAVLAKDLEWFRQQGHAIPEPSTPGVSYAHYLEELSEKDPQAFICHFYNTYFAHSAGGRMIGRKVAEKILDKKELEFYKWDGDLSQLLQNVRDKLNKVAENWTREEKNHCLEETEKSFKFSGAILRLIFS; encoded by the exons ATGGCTTGTATTACACCTTTATCTCAATCCCAACCCCTTTATGAGAATACCCCATTTACAGTTTTGAAAAAGTCTAAGAATCAAGTTTGTGCAATACCCTTTTCAAGAATCACTCAAAGTTCAAATCTTTGTGAATTTGGAGTTGTGAAAAAGCCTAAAAATCAAGTTTGTGAGATACCCTTTTCAAGAATCACTCAAAGTTCAAGTCTTTGTCAGTTTGGAGTATTGAAAAAGCCTAAGAATCAAGTTTGTGCAATACCCTTTTCAAGAATCACTCAAAGTTCAAATCTTTGTGAATTTGGAGTTGTGAAAAAGCCTAAAAATCAGTTTTTGGAAATACCCTTTTCAAGAATAACTCAAAGTTCAAATCTTTGTGTGAAAAAATCAAGGATGGTGTTGGTTTCAGCAACAACTACTGCTGAGAAATCAAGTAAGAGGTATCCTGGTGAAGCTAAGGGGTTTGTGGAGGAAATGAGGTTTGTGGCTATGAAATTGCATACTAAGGATCAAGCTAAGGAAGGGGAAAAAGAGGTTGAAGGTCAGCCTTTGGCTAAATGGGAACCTACTGTTGAAGGGTATTTGAAGTTCTTGGTGGACAGCAAATTGGTTTATGATACTTTGGAAAAGATTGTGGAAAAAGCTCCTTTTCCTGAAT ATGCTGAGTTCAGGAACACGGGATTAGAAAGGTCTGCGGTCTTAGCAAAGGATTTGGAATGGTTTAGGCAGCAAGGTCATGCCATCCCGGAACCGTCTACTCCTGGTGTCAGCTATGCTCATTACTTAGAGGAGCTATCGGAAAAGGATCCTCAAGCATTTATTTGCCATTTTTACAACACCTACTTTGCACATTCAGCCGGAGGTCGCATGATAGGGAGAAAG GTAGCTGAAAAGATACTCGACAAGAAAGAGCTGGAATTCTACAAATGGGACGGCGACCTTTCTCAGCTGCTGCAGAATGTTAGAGATAAGCTGAACAAAGTTGCAGAA AACTGGACTAGAGAGGAGAAGAACCATTGTCTGGAAGAGACGGAGAAGTCATTCAAGTTCTCCGGGGCCATCCTCCGATTGATATTCTCTTGA
- the LOC107840775 gene encoding SPX domain-containing protein 1, whose protein sequence is MKFGKSLSNQIEETLPEWRDKFLSYKDLKKKLKLIEPKKSSDSGDVRANKKMKYAIGDTTEKDTMTGAEVEFVNLLEDELEKFNSFFVEKEEEYIITLKELQDRVAKAKDRNDEIIKIRREIVDFHGEMVLLENYSALNYTGLVKILKKYDKRTGALLRLPFIQKVLQQPFFTTDLLYKLVKECENLIDRLFPVIDASHIPDGNETSTSNNNKRAGLLRAPKELMEIEYIESLYMKSTISALRALKEIRSKSSTVSAFSLPPLQISGLEDTWNKIPILEQVAK, encoded by the exons atgaagttTGGAAAAAGCTTAAGCAATCAAATAGAAGAAACATTACCTGAATGGCGAGACAAATTCTTATCATACAaagatttgaagaagaaattaaagCTAATTGAGCCGAAGAAATCATCAGATTCCGGCGACGTTAGAGCTAATAAGAAGATGAAATATGCTATTGGAGATACTACAGAGAAGGACACTATGACGGGTGCTGAAGTTGAGTTTGTGAATTTGTTGGAAGATGAATTGGAGAAATTTAATTCCTTTTttgttgagaaagaagaagaatatatCATTACATTAAAG GAGTTGCAAGATAGAGTGGCAAAGGCGAAAGATCGTAATGATGAGATCATTAAGATTCGCAGGGAGATAGTAGACTTCCATGGGGAGATGGTTTTGCTGGAAAATTACAGTGCCCTCAACTATACTG GGCTCGTGAAGATACTCAAGAAGTACGACAAAAGAACCGGTGCTCTTCTTCGGTTGCCTTTCATTCAGAAGGTCTTGCAACAACCTTTCTTCACTACTGATTTGCTTTACAAGCTTGTGAAGGAATGTGAGAATTTGATCGACCGTCTATTCCCCGTCATTGACGCCTCGCATATTCCTGACGGAAATGAAACTTCcaccagcaacaacaacaaaagggCGGGTCTACTGAGAGCCCCCAAGGAGCTGATGGAGATAGAGTATATCGAAAGCTTATACATGAAGAGCACCATATCCGCTTTACGAGCTTTAAAAGAGATTCGGAGCAAGAGCTCAACGGTTAGTGCTTTCTCATTGCCTCCATTGCAAATTAGTGGACTCGAAGATACCTGGAACAAAATTCCAATCTTAGAACAAGTAGCCAAGTAG